Within the Herbaspirillum sp. RTI4 genome, the region CCCATAATTCTGCACTCAGGCTTTGCCACTTATCCTGCAACGATACTTGCCAATCGGAGCGTAATTCGCTGGCGACTGGTGCATCGCTCTTGGCAACGGCACTGCGGTTGCGGCCAGCGCTGCCTGGCAAGGCGCGCAAGGGGGTTTTCGGCTGGTCGGGAATAACTACCGGCTTTTCATCCGACAGCAAAGGCATGTTGTCGATCTGTCCGATGATGCTGTCGAGACGCACGGCGATGCCGGCGATATCGAGTGTCGGCAAGGCGCGCAGACGGTCGAGGTCACGCGCAATAGCGCCGCGGATAGTGATGAATTGAGGTTTATCAGAACGCGCCAGAGTGCGGTCGGCGTTTTGCAGTGCAATGATGGCACCCGACACGTTGCCGGCCAATTGCAATTGCTGACCGGCCGTGGAAAGGACTTCCTCGATTTCGGACAAGGCCCATTCGTCGCGATTCTTGGACATGTCCTGATACAGCTGTTCCAGCGCCAGTTGCTGGCTTTGCGATTCAACCTGCTTGCTTTCCAGCACACTCACCTTGGCCAGCAATTCCTTGCTGCTCTCCTGGGCCTGCTTAGCAATACTGCCGAAATCAGCCACACTGCTATCGCCGCTTTGCAGGCGACGCGCTACTTCGCCGCGCAGGTTGCTGATTTCGCGATGCGAGAACCACCACTGCGCAGCTGCGGCTACGATCAGCAACAGCAACAATACATAGATCGGCCTTAGCCGTTTTTTGATTCCGCCGTCGAACGGTATCGAGGAAGCCGCCGCAATAGCAGAGGACGGGGAGGAAACGCGCGGGCTAGTGGCACCGCCGTTATCTGGGGATGGGGGCAATTCATTCATAGACGGATTGTAACGCGGCCAGCAGACGTTCGTCCCCTGATCCTGTGAGCCTTACTTTTAGAAATCCCAGCGCATGCGCTGTTTCAGCGATACGCTGGTGCGAAACCAGCAGCATTTTCCGTTGTAATTTAACAACATTTTCCGCATCCCCCAGCGTGCCTGCCAGCGCCAGCAAATGACGCAACGCCTCCGAACTGGTCACGACCCAGCAACTATCGCGAGCCAGCAAGCCGCGCAAACGGGATGCGGTGGAAGCATCCAGCGGCATTGTCAGACGGCGGTAGGCGCTGATGTGATCCACCTCGATGCCCTGAGCGCGCAAAGCCTGCGTCAAAAAATCACGGCCATGTTCTCCACGCACAATCAGCACACGGCGACCGTTCAGTGCCACCAGATCGAGGGACTTGAATAATTCTTCGGAATCGCTTTTTCCCTCGTCCGGCGGACTAAAAATGCGGGTGTTGCCGATATGGACGCCATGCCGGGCAAGAGTGGCACGACTACCCTCACCCACAATTCCAATAGCAACATCCGACGGCCATCCCGGCAGCACCTGAAACGCCGCCTCCACCGCATTCGGGCTGACAAACACGACCAGCGCGTAGTCCGCCACACCAGCCAGCACAGCGCGCAAGGCATCGGGATCGCTTGCAGGAAGAATATGCAACAAGGGGAACAGGACCGGCGCATAGCCGGCCAGTCTGACCTGTTCAGCAAACGCCTCCGCTTGCGCCAGCGGCCGGGTCACGACCACCGGCCTCAGCGGCAAGCGTTCATCGCCTATATCGGAGTGCGTCACGATGGACGCGCTTGCTTCACAGCGGTTCAGCGCGGCAAGCCGCCAAAATAGCTTCGGCATCCTGCGCTTGCAGGGAAGCGATCGCCTCGGTGGCCACTATTTGCGGGGCATCGGCCGGGCCGGAGACATCGGCGGCGGCAATCCGCAGCCCGTCGGGCGTGGCGACCAGTGCGCGCAAGCGCATGACCTCCCCCTCAATCGTGGCATAGGCCGCCAGCGGTATCTGGCAACTGCCGCCAAATACCCGCGACACGGTGCGCTCGGCATCGACTGTGAGCGCAGTTGCGTGATGGTTGAGCGGTGCCAGCATCTGCGCCAGATCATGCCGTCCGGCGGGAATTTCGATCGCCATCGCGCCTTGTCCCGGTGCGGGCAGATGATGTTCCGGGGCCAGGAATGCGCGTATCCGTTGCGGCACACCCAGACGGATCAGTCCGGCCGCCGCAAGGATGATGGCGGCGTAGTCGCCCTGATCCAGCTTGCGCAGGCGCGTATCGAGATTGCCGCGCAGCGCGTGAATTTTCAAGTGCGGATGGCGCGCCGCAATCAGCGCCTGACGGCGCAGGCTGCTGGTGCCGACCACCGCGCCGGGCGGCAACTCTTCCAGCGAGGAGTAATGAGTGGACACGAAAGCATCGCGCGGATCTTCGCGCTCCAGAACCGCCGCCAGCGAAAATCCGTCCGGCACATCCATCGGCATATCTTTCAGCGAATGCACTGCCAGATCGGCGCGACCTTCGGCCATCGCCACTTCCAGCTCCTTGATGAACAAACCCTTGCCGCCGACTTGCGCCAGGCTGCGGTCGAGAATCTGATCGCCACGCGTGGTCATTCCGAGAATGTCGATGCGGCACTGCGGATATAATGCAGCGAGTCGGGCCTGCACATGTTCGGCCTGCCACATGGCGAGTCGGCTTTCACGAGAAGCAATGACCAAGCGGGAAGGAAACGGTAATTTCAAAACGGACTCTTTCGATATGCGGCGCAGCATCTGCACCGAAAAAAATGAAACGACAAGAAGCTCCGTAGTAATGCCACTGCCATCATGCGATCGCACTGCGCATGCATGCAACAGAGAATTTCTACAGAGAACTTCTACAGAGAACTTCAACAGAGACACTATGTAATGCGGCAAATTTTAGCATGGGGTCTGCACCTGCCTGATGCCCCGCATCTCCCATTGAACCCGCTGCACTCCTTGACCTTGATCTGACATGCCGACCAAACCAGCCGCCCCCCGCACCACACGTAAAGCAATCCCACCACGTACTGCCAGCACCGCCGTCAAACCGGCCAGCGCCAAAGATGCGCCGCTGAAAGAAGATATCCGGCTGCTGGGACGTCTGCTAGGGGAAGTCTTGCGTGAACAGGAAGGCGACGCCGTCTTTGAAGTGGTCGAAACGATACGCCAGACCGCCGTCCGTTTCCGCCGCGATGCCGATGCCCAGGCCGCCGCCGAGCTGGACAAGCTGCTCAAAAAACTCACGCGCGACCAGACCAATTCGGTGGTGCGCGCGTTTTCCTATTTTTCGCACCTGGCCAATATTGCCGAAGATCAGCACCGCAACCGCCGCCGCCGCGCCCATCTGCTGGCCGGCTCGGCCTCGCAACCGGGCAGCGTCGCGTTCGCGCTGGCGCGACTGGACGATGCCGGCGTCGGTGGCAATGCCGTACGCGCATTTTTGAGCGAATCGCTGATTTCCCCTGTGCTGACCGCCCACCCGACCGAAGTGCAACGCAAGAGCATCCTCGACGCCGAAAGCGAAATCGCCCGCCTGCTGGCCCTGCGCGATCAGCCGCTAACGGCCAAGGAATTGCGCGACAACACCGAACTGCTGCGCGCTCGCATCGCGACGCTGTGGCAGACCCGCATGCTGCGCTATAGCAAGCTGACGGTGGCCGATGAGATCGACAATGCGCTGTCGTATTACCGCATCACCTTCCTGCGCGAACTGCCGGCGCTGTACGACGATATCGAAAACGAAATCGCCGCCCAGTTTCCGCGCGCGCGTCAACGCGAAGCCAAGCAATTGCCTCCGTTCCTGCAAATGGGTAGCTGGATAGGCGGCGACCGTGACGGCAACCCCAACGTCAACGCCGGCACCATGCAGCACGCACTGAAACAGCAATCGACCACCATCTTCGATTTCTATCTGGATGAAGTCCATGCGCTGGGCGCGGAACTCTCGATTTCCTTGCTGATGGTCGATGCCAGCGATGCACTCAAGGCACTGGCGGCAGCCTCACCCGATCGCTCCGACCACCGCGCCGACGAACCCTACCGGCGCGTGCTGATCGGCGTCTATGCCCGTCTGGCAGCCACCGCCCGCACACTGGGCGTAGTCAATATCCTGCGCCACGAAGTGGGTGTTGCCGACGGCTATGCCTCTCCCGCCGAATTCAGCGCCGAATTGCAAGTCATCGTCGATTCGCTGCTGGCGCATCATGGCGCGGCGCTGGTCAAACCGCGTCTGGCAGTACTCAAGCGCGCCGTCGAGATTTTCGGGTTCCATCTGGCCACACTGGACATGCGACAAACCTCGGATGTGCATGAACAGGTTCTGACCGAGCTGTTCGCCTCGGCGCAGGTGGAAGCCAATTACGCGGCGCTGACGGAAGAACGCAAAATTGCCTTGCTGCTCACGGAAATTGCCTTGCCGCGCCCGCTTTTCTCACCGTATCTGAGCTACTCCGCACAAACTGATTCGGAACTGGCGATCCTGCGCGCAGCCGGTGAAATCCGCCAACGCTACGGCGCACGCGCCATTCGCAACTACATCATTTCGCATACCGAAACCGTGTCCGATCTGCTGGAAGTGATCCTGCTGCAAAAGGAAACCGGCCTGCTGCACCCGGTCAATGGCCTGGAATTGATGGTCATACCGCTATTCGAAACTATTCCCGACCTGCGCTGCGCCGCCGATATCATGGGCCAGTGGATGGCTCTGCCGCAGGTGGAGCGCCTCATTGCCGCTCAGGGCGGTTTGCAGGAAGTCATGCTGGGGTATTCCGATTCCAACAAGGACGGCGGCTTCCTGACCTCCAACTGGGAGCTGTACAAGGCAGAAAATTTGCTGGTCACCCTGTTTAACCGTATCGGCGTCAAGCTGCGCCTGTTTCACGGCCGGGGCGGCACCGTCGGTCGCGGCGGCGGACCAAGCTATCAGGCCATCCTGTCGCAGCCACCCGGTACCGTCAATGGCCAGATTCGCCTGACCGAGCAGGGCGAAATCATCGCCTCCAAATTTTCCAATCCGGAAATCGGCCGGCGCAATCTGGAACTGCTGGTGGCCGCCACGCTGGAAGCGAGTCTGGTGCCGCCCGCCAGCGATGCCGCCCAGACCCGCAAGCTGGCCGAATTCGAACGCGTTATGGCCGATCTGTCCGACCGCGCCTATCAGGCTTACCGTCATCTGGTGTACGACACCCCGGGCTTCACCGAATATTTTTTCGCCTCAACGCCGATTGCCGAAATTGCCGAACTCAACATCGGTTCGCGCCCGGCCTCGCGCAAATCGACGCGCCGCATCGAAGACCTGCGCGCCATTCCCTGGGGCTTTTCATGGGGCCAATGTCGTTTGCTGCTGCCGGGCTGGTACGGTTTCGGCAGCGCCGTTTCAGAATGGCTGGCCGAAGGTGATGCCAGCAAAAAGAAAATGGCGACCCTGCGCGCCATGTGCAAGGAATGGCCTTTCTTTGCCGCACTGATGTCGAACATGGATATGGTGCTCTCCAAGACCGATCTGGCAGTGGCCTCGCGCTATGCCGGACTGGTCAGCGACCGCAAGTTGCGCAATCTGATCTTCACGCGCATAGTCGACGAACATGAGCGCACCAATGCCTTGCTCAGTGGAATTACCGGGCAGCGCGACCGGCTGGCCAGCAATCCGCTGCTGGCGCGGTCGATCAAGAACCGTTTCGCTTATCTTGATCCGCTCAATCACTTGCAGGTCGAATTGCTCAAGCGCCATCGCGCCGCCTCCGCCGCTGGCCGTACGCTGGAAGAACGGGTAAAACGCGGGATTCATTTGTCGATCAACGGGATTGCGGCCGGTTTGCGCAATACGGGTTAATGCATACCTTAATCCACACCTGACAGGAGGACGAACATGATGCGGCACTGGCTCACAGGATTCAGCTTGCTCTTTCTGGCGTCACAGGGGTTTGCCGCCCCGACGAAGACACCGCGCCTGCGCGCAGAGATCGTTTCCATTCCCAGTGGCAACGAGGCTGGCAGCCGCTCTCTGTCCATTACTGCCTGGTGGATTAAAGCCGATGACAAGGGCAAAGAAAGCCCCACCATCATTGCGCTGCACGGCTGCGGCGGTCTGTACAGCATCATCCGTGGCCCGAAAAGCGAATTCACGCCGCGCTACATCACGATGGCGAAATTGCTGAACCGGGAGGGTTACAACGTCCTGTTCCCGGACAGTTTTACCGCGCGCGGAAAAAGCTCCGTGTGCCGCGACACGCAACGCGAACAACGCGCCGGCAGTCTGGCGCGACGATTCGATGTGCAGGCGGCAATGCGCTGGCTGGCGAAGCAAAAGGAAGTCGATACGTCCCGCATTGCGCTGATCGGCTGGTCGCAAGGGGCCTCGACGGTACTGGCGACCCTCAACGAAGCGGATACCCCCAAAATGGCAGTGCAACCGGCAGCAGCGGTAGCCTTTTATCCCGAATGCCGCGACTATCTCGGCACGAACGCCCCCTACCGTAACGCCGCACCGCTCTTGATTTTAATGGGCGAAGACGACGACTGGACACCGCCGCAGGCCTGCACGAAGCTGGAACAACAACAGTCGGACAAGGGATCAGGAATTACTTTGCATTTATATCCCGATAGTCATCACAACTTCGATGCCCCGGGTTTGCCGATACTGGTACGGATGGATGTGGACGGCGCGAGCAAGGGTGTCACCATGGGCAGCAACACCGATGCCGGTTCGGCCGCGTATAACGATTTACTGGCGTTCCTGAAAGAAAAAATGCGCTGACATCAGCGCATTATCGTCGGACTAAGCAGTAAAACTGAAGCAGCAGAACTGACGCAGCAAAACTAAAGTAACAGAACTGAATGCGGTTCTGCTCCTTAGTCCAGAGCGTGCTCACAACACGCTCTGGCTTCTACTTCAGCATTTCCTCAAGCCCATCGCTCAGTTGCAGCAAGGGCGGCATTTCTTCCAGGATGACATCGGAGTCAATCCCCAAGGCATCCGCGATGGCATAGGGGAAAGTCGATTCCTTCTCTTCGCTGCTGTATTCGTTTTCCTCGGCGCGGGCGCACCATGCCGCCAGATGCACGACGGCAGCGGTGCGATCAAAGGGCTCGACTTCCACCGGATCGGGAAACCCTTTGATTGCCGCCACGAAATCTTCGGGGAAACGCCAGCGGCGTGCCAATTCCGCGCCGACGTCGGCAAACTGATAGCCAAAGGAGGTTTTTTCCACATCCAACCGGCGCGAATCCAGCGGCTTGGCTATTTTGTCGATTTGCAGCATCTGCTCCGGCATCGCCGCGTGCATCACCAATTGGCCAATACCGTGCATCATGCTAACGGTAAATGCAAAGTCAGAATTGCCGCCGGTTTTTTTTGCCAGCCACTTGGCCGCCGCCGCCGAATACAGGCTGTAGCGCCAGAACTGTTTCAGGTCAATGCCGGGCATATTTTTAAAACTACCGCTCAGACCGGCGCTGATGACCAAGGTGCGAACGGTCATGAAACCCAGCATCAGTACCGCATCGTCCACCGTGCCGATACTGCGCGACACATGGTAATAGGACGAATTGGCAAGCCGCAGCAATTTGGCGCTCATCACCTGATCGGCCGCCAGCTTGTGCGCAATTTCCGCGACGCCTACTTTTTCGTTGTTGAAACTTTCGATCACTTCCTGTACCACTTTAGGGATACTTGGCAGTGCATTTTGCTGCGCAAACAAAGTTTCGAAATTCATACCGGTCCTTTTATAAAACTTCATAAAACTTTATAAAACGCCACCCTCCGGGCACTCGTTTAACATCATTGCGGATTGAGTATAGCGCCGCTTAATACGATCACGACAACAAATTAAATTAGAAAAACCAAATAAATCATAATCAAGCACGAAGCAATACTATTAGTGCCGTTAGTAAATAATTTGCAAGTGCGATCAAGTGACAGACAAGGTCCACAAACGCCGCCGGAAGCCCCTCATGCCCCTCTGGAAAAATGCATTCGCGGCATCACCCCGTGTGGGGACGTACATCTTAGGATAAACACATCTCACAAATTAATTACTTACAGGCACTAAATGAACAAGGGAAATCACTAAGCTAAGCAAAACCGCTGCCGGGAGCCGTCTGCCTTGCTATAATCCGAAATTCAGCGGACTTCTCATTACATTCCCCCTCCATGACAGCACAACTTTCGAAAAAAGGCGAGGCGTGGTCAGCTCGCTTTTCCGAACCCGTCTCCGATTTAGTCAAACGCTATACGGCCTCGGTCACTTTTGACAAGCGACTGGCCGAAGTCGACATCGACGGCTCCCTGGCGCACGCCGAGATGCTCGCGCACCGCGACATCATCAGCCGCACCGATCTGGCCGACATCCAGCGCGGCATGGCGCAAATCCGCGAGGAAATCGCCAGCGGCAAGTTCGAGTGGCTGCTCGATCTGGAAGACGTCCACCTCAACATCGAAAAGCGCCTGACCGAACTGGTCGGCGACGCCGGCAAACGCCTGCATACCGGCCGTTCCCGCAACGATCAGGTCGCTACCGACATCCGCCTCTATTTGCGCGGTGCCATCGACGACATCCTCGGCCTGCTGCGCGATCTGCGTCTGGCCCTGCTGGATCTGGCCGAACAGCACAGCGACACCATCCTGCCCGGCTTCACCCACATGCAGGTCGCGCAACCGATCACTTTCGGCCACCACATCCTGGCCTACGTCGAAATGTTCAGCCGCGACGCCGAACGCATGGTCGACACCCGCAAGCGCGTCAACCGCCTGCCGCTGGGCGCTGCCGCACTGGCCGGCACTACCTTCCCTATCGACCGCCTGCGCGTTGCCGCCACACTGGGTTTCGACGAAGTCTGCCGCAACTCGCTGGACGCCGTTTCCGACCGCGATTTCGCCATCGAATTCTGCGCCGCTGCCGCATTGGTCATGGTGCATGTCTCGCGCATGTCGGAAGAACTGGTGATCTGGATGAGCCCGCGCATCGGCTTCATCGACATCGCCGACCGCTTCTGCACCGGCTCCTCGATCATGCCGCAAAAGAAAAATCCCGACGTGCCGGAACTGGCACGCGGCAAGACCGGGCGCGTCAACGGCCATCTGGTCGCGCTGCTGACCCTGATGAAAGGCCAGCCGCTGGCCTACAACAAGGACAATCAGGAAGATAAAGAACCGCTGTTCGACACGGTCGATACGCTGACCGATACGCTACGCATTTTTGCCGACATGGCACGCGGCATCACGGTCAAGCCGGAAGCAATGCGGGCCGCCGCGCTGCAAGGCTATGCCACTGCCACCGATCTGGCCGACTATCTGGTCAAGAAGGGTCTGCCGTTCCGCGATGCGCATGAAGCCGTGGCTCGCGCCGTACGCGCCTGCGTCGACCGCGGTTGCGACCTGTCCGACCTGACGCTGGAACAGTTGCAAATGTTCTCGCACCTGATCGAAGGCGATATTTTCGCCGTGCTGACACTGGAAGGCTCCGTGGCAGCACGCGACCATATTGGCGGCACGGCACCGAATCAGGTCCGTCTCGCCATTAAAGAAATGCGCAGTCGCCTGACGCCGACCTCCGCATAGAAACCGAAGCGCTCATCCCGCCCTCATCCACCCTCAGTCGTTTGAAGACGGAATGAGGGCTCAATGAGGGCTGTTTTTACGGTATTCTTCGCAGGTCAAAGCACACAGCGGCAGTCCGGCGCTGAATAAAAATATCATCCCAAGGAGAATCTCCAATGCGATTTACCCCCCTCGTCCAGCCCCTTAAATTCATCTCCGCCCTGCTGCTGGGAGCGACCATGGCCCACGCTGCACTGGCCGCCGACGTCAAACTCGGCCTTGCCGCCGCACTGACCGGCCCTGCTGCCAAATACGGCACAGCGATCAAAAACGGTGCCACGCTGGCTGCCGATGAAATCAACGCCGCAGGCGGCGTCAACGGCAACAAGCTGGTGCTGGTCGCCGAAGACGAACAGGGCAAGAAAGAAGAAGCCATCAATGTCCTGAAAAAACTGATCTTCCAGGACAAGGTCATTGCCGTCGTCGGCCCGACTCTGTCGAACTCGGCATTTGCCGCTGATCCTATCGCCAACGCCTCCAAGGTCGTGGTCTTCGGCACCAGCAATACCGCCGACGGCATCACTGCCATGGGCCCGTTCACCTTCCGTAACTCGGTCATGGAAGCCGACGTCCTGCCGGTCACTGTGCGCGCAGCCGTCAAGCATTTCGGTCTGAAGAAAGTGGCCGTGATTTACGGCAATGACGATGCCTTTACCAAGAGCGGCTACGACGTCTTCAAGGCCACGCTGGAACAGCAAAAAATTGCTGTGACCACGACCGAAGCGTATGCCAAGGGCGATATCGACTTCAAAGCGCAACTGACCAAGATCAAGGCCAGCAATCCTGACGCCATCGTCTGCTCCTGCCTGGCAGAAGAAGCCGCCAACATCATCCTGCAAACCCGTTCGCTGGGCATGAAGCAACCGTTCATCGGCGGCAACGGCCTCAATTCGCCTAAGCTGTTTGACATCGCCAAAACTGCCGGCGACAACACCGTCATGGGCAGCCCTTGGTCGGCAGAAAACCTGACGCCAGCCAACAAGGCATTCATGGCGGCTTACAAAGCCAAATTCGGCAGCGATCCAGACCAGTTTGCCGCGCAGGCTTTTGATGCCATCCATATCATTGCCACTGCATTGAAATCGGTCAAACTGAGCGCCGCTCTGGACAAGGATCGCATTGCACTGCGCGATGCCCTGCCAGCAGTCAAGATTGACGGCGCTACCGGCAAATTCGCTTTCCGCGCTGCACCTGCCGTCGCCGGCAAGCAAGTGGGCTACGACGCGCAGCAAGATGCGACGGTCAGCATCGCTAAAGATGGCAAATTCATCATCCTCAAGTAAATAAAAAGCCGGTACGCCAGACGTACCGGCATAAATACTGGCAAAAGCACTAGCAAAAGCACCAGCATCAATCTGCATTAGCTCTGTATTCAATCCGTAGGCAATCCGTATGCAACCCGCCGCTCCGGCGGGTTGTGTCCTTCACAAGGCAGTGCCCGATCAGCCTCATCGATGACCGTGGCGCGCCATAAGCAGACACTATGCTAGAACAACAACTTATCAACGCCCTCTCGCTGGGCAGTGTCTATGCCCTCTTTGCACTGGGCTTTACGCTGGTCTTCGGCGTGCTCGGCGTCATTAATTTATCGCATGGCGCGATTTTCATGCTGGGCAGTTATGCCGCGCTGCTGCTGGTCGACAAGCTGGCTCTGCCGCTGTGGCTGGCCATGCTGGGCGCGATGCTGATTACCGGCCTGATCGGACTGGCTGTCGACTATCTGGTGCTCAAGCCGCTGCGCGCGCGCAACGCACCGCATCTGGCCCCGATGATCGCCACCATCGGTGTCGCCATCATGCTGACCAATATTACGCAAAGCCTGTTCGGCGCGGAAAACCGTCGTTTTCCGCAAGGCATCATCCCCGAAGACAGCATGACGCTGGGCAACCTGCACGTCACCGCAGTGCAAGTCGGCATCGTCGTCATTGCCTTTGTGCTGATGCTGGTGCTGCTGCTGACGATGCGTCGCACCCAACTGGGACGCGCCCTGCGCGCCATTGCCGAATCACCGAAAGCCGCTTACCTGCTGGGCATCAACGTCGAAGGTCTGTTCTATCTGACCTCCTTCGCCGCCGCTGCGCTGGGCGGTGCGGCCGGCGTGCTGGTCGGCCTGTCCTTCAATGCGATTTCGCCGTTCATGGGCCAGCCTATGCTGCACAAGGGCATCGCCGTCATCATTCTGGGCGGCATGGGCGATATCCGCGGCGCCATGATCGGCGGCTTGTTCCTTGGCTTCGCCGAGGTCATGACGGTGGCCTATATTTCGAGCGATTTCCGCGATGCCGTGGCATTCGGATTGCTGTTTTTGATTTTGTTGGTGAGGCCGTCAGGGATGTTCGGCAAGATCCTGGAAAGAAAGGCCTGACATGATGGACTGGTGGGATGGATTCTGGGCGACCTACAACACGGTCGTCTTTAGCATCGGTGTCAACGCCATGCTGGCGCTGTCGATTTACGTCACGCTGTCGTGCGGCCTGCTGTCGCTGGCTAATGCCGCCTTCATGGGCATCGGCGCTTACACCGCGTCACTCATTACAATGGAAGCCGGTCTGCCGTTTCCGGTGGCGCTGGCCGCTGGCGGTGCCTTGCCGGCCCTGGTGGCACTGGTAATCGGTATGCCGACACTGCGCCTGTCCGGGGTCTACCTGGCCATGGCCACGCTCGGTTTCGGCGAAGTGGTACGCGTCGTGGTGCTCAACATGGGCATTACCGGCGGCCCTATGGGTCTCAACGGCATTCCGCCGCTTACCGAATGGTGGCATATCGTTTTGCTGCTGGGCGTGACGCTGGCGTTCCTGGCGCGGCTGCGACGGTCCAAAGTCGGACGGGCATTTGAAGCGATCAAGGAAGATGAAGTGGCCGCTCGCCTGATGGGCG harbors:
- the hemC gene encoding hydroxymethylbilane synthase, with amino-acid sequence MLRRISKESVLKLPFPSRLVIASRESRLAMWQAEHVQARLAALYPQCRIDILGMTTRGDQILDRSLAQVGGKGLFIKELEVAMAEGRADLAVHSLKDMPMDVPDGFSLAAVLEREDPRDAFVSTHYSSLEELPPGAVVGTSSLRRQALIAARHPHLKIHALRGNLDTRLRKLDQGDYAAIILAAAGLIRLGVPQRIRAFLAPEHHLPAPGQGAMAIEIPAGRHDLAQMLAPLNHHATALTVDAERTVSRVFGGSCQIPLAAYATIEGEVMRLRALVATPDGLRIAAADVSGPADAPQIVATEAIASLQAQDAEAILAACRAEPL
- a CDS encoding HDOD domain-containing protein produces the protein MNFETLFAQQNALPSIPKVVQEVIESFNNEKVGVAEIAHKLAADQVMSAKLLRLANSSYYHVSRSIGTVDDAVLMLGFMTVRTLVISAGLSGSFKNMPGIDLKQFWRYSLYSAAAAKWLAKKTGGNSDFAFTVSMMHGIGQLVMHAAMPEQMLQIDKIAKPLDSRRLDVEKTSFGYQFADVGAELARRWRFPEDFVAAIKGFPDPVEVEPFDRTAAVVHLAAWCARAEENEYSSEEKESTFPYAIADALGIDSDVILEEMPPLLQLSDGLEEMLK
- a CDS encoding uroporphyrinogen-III synthase, which gives rise to MPKLFWRLAALNRCEASASIVTHSDIGDERLPLRPVVVTRPLAQAEAFAEQVRLAGYAPVLFPLLHILPASDPDALRAVLAGVADYALVVFVSPNAVEAAFQVLPGWPSDVAIGIVGEGSRATLARHGVHIGNTRIFSPPDEGKSDSEELFKSLDLVALNGRRVLIVRGEHGRDFLTQALRAQGIEVDHISAYRRLTMPLDASTASRLRGLLARDSCWVVTSSEALRHLLALAGTLGDAENVVKLQRKMLLVSHQRIAETAHALGFLKVRLTGSGDERLLAALQSVYE
- a CDS encoding dienelactone hydrolase family protein — protein: MMRHWLTGFSLLFLASQGFAAPTKTPRLRAEIVSIPSGNEAGSRSLSITAWWIKADDKGKESPTIIALHGCGGLYSIIRGPKSEFTPRYITMAKLLNREGYNVLFPDSFTARGKSSVCRDTQREQRAGSLARRFDVQAAMRWLAKQKEVDTSRIALIGWSQGASTVLATLNEADTPKMAVQPAAAVAFYPECRDYLGTNAPYRNAAPLLILMGEDDDWTPPQACTKLEQQQSDKGSGITLHLYPDSHHNFDAPGLPILVRMDVDGASKGVTMGSNTDAGSAAYNDLLAFLKEKMR
- a CDS encoding uroporphyrinogen-III C-methyltransferase, which produces MNELPPSPDNGGATSPRVSSPSSAIAAASSIPFDGGIKKRLRPIYVLLLLLIVAAAAQWWFSHREISNLRGEVARRLQSGDSSVADFGSIAKQAQESSKELLAKVSVLESKQVESQSQQLALEQLYQDMSKNRDEWALSEIEEVLSTAGQQLQLAGNVSGAIIALQNADRTLARSDKPQFITIRGAIARDLDRLRALPTLDIAGIAVRLDSIIGQIDNMPLLSDEKPVVIPDQPKTPLRALPGSAGRNRSAVAKSDAPVASELRSDWQVSLQDKWQSLSAELWADVGQLIRVRRVDAPDALLMSPTQAFYVRENLKLRLLNARLALLSRNDFAFRGDLSAAADNIGKYFDTRARQTQTTLALLKQVQSSNLSIQMPTLSDSLNAVRNYKARR
- the argH gene encoding argininosuccinate lyase, whose product is MTAQLSKKGEAWSARFSEPVSDLVKRYTASVTFDKRLAEVDIDGSLAHAEMLAHRDIISRTDLADIQRGMAQIREEIASGKFEWLLDLEDVHLNIEKRLTELVGDAGKRLHTGRSRNDQVATDIRLYLRGAIDDILGLLRDLRLALLDLAEQHSDTILPGFTHMQVAQPITFGHHILAYVEMFSRDAERMVDTRKRVNRLPLGAAALAGTTFPIDRLRVAATLGFDEVCRNSLDAVSDRDFAIEFCAAAALVMVHVSRMSEELVIWMSPRIGFIDIADRFCTGSSIMPQKKNPDVPELARGKTGRVNGHLVALLTLMKGQPLAYNKDNQEDKEPLFDTVDTLTDTLRIFADMARGITVKPEAMRAAALQGYATATDLADYLVKKGLPFRDAHEAVARAVRACVDRGCDLSDLTLEQLQMFSHLIEGDIFAVLTLEGSVAARDHIGGTAPNQVRLAIKEMRSRLTPTSA
- the ppc gene encoding phosphoenolpyruvate carboxylase; the encoded protein is MPTKPAAPRTTRKAIPPRTASTAVKPASAKDAPLKEDIRLLGRLLGEVLREQEGDAVFEVVETIRQTAVRFRRDADAQAAAELDKLLKKLTRDQTNSVVRAFSYFSHLANIAEDQHRNRRRRAHLLAGSASQPGSVAFALARLDDAGVGGNAVRAFLSESLISPVLTAHPTEVQRKSILDAESEIARLLALRDQPLTAKELRDNTELLRARIATLWQTRMLRYSKLTVADEIDNALSYYRITFLRELPALYDDIENEIAAQFPRARQREAKQLPPFLQMGSWIGGDRDGNPNVNAGTMQHALKQQSTTIFDFYLDEVHALGAELSISLLMVDASDALKALAAASPDRSDHRADEPYRRVLIGVYARLAATARTLGVVNILRHEVGVADGYASPAEFSAELQVIVDSLLAHHGAALVKPRLAVLKRAVEIFGFHLATLDMRQTSDVHEQVLTELFASAQVEANYAALTEERKIALLLTEIALPRPLFSPYLSYSAQTDSELAILRAAGEIRQRYGARAIRNYIISHTETVSDLLEVILLQKETGLLHPVNGLELMVIPLFETIPDLRCAADIMGQWMALPQVERLIAAQGGLQEVMLGYSDSNKDGGFLTSNWELYKAENLLVTLFNRIGVKLRLFHGRGGTVGRGGGPSYQAILSQPPGTVNGQIRLTEQGEIIASKFSNPEIGRRNLELLVAATLEASLVPPASDAAQTRKLAEFERVMADLSDRAYQAYRHLVYDTPGFTEYFFASTPIAEIAELNIGSRPASRKSTRRIEDLRAIPWGFSWGQCRLLLPGWYGFGSAVSEWLAEGDASKKKMATLRAMCKEWPFFAALMSNMDMVLSKTDLAVASRYAGLVSDRKLRNLIFTRIVDEHERTNALLSGITGQRDRLASNPLLARSIKNRFAYLDPLNHLQVELLKRHRAASAAGRTLEERVKRGIHLSINGIAAGLRNTG